DNA from Streptomyces sp. NBC_01260:
CCAGCCGGTAGCCGGCGCCGCGCACCGTACGGATGGCGGCCGCGCCGAGCTTGCGGCGCAGGGTGCTCACGTACACCTCGACGATGTTCGGGTCGCCGTCGTAGGCGAAGTCCCAGACGTGTTCCAGGATCTCCGCCTTGCTCACCACCTGCCCGGCCCGCAGCGCGAGCTGTTCGAGCACGGCGAACTCCTTGGCCGTGAGCACGACCTCGTCCTCGCCGAGACGGACCCGGCGGGCGGCGGTGTCCATCCGCAGGGAGCCGACGGTGACCACCGGCGAGGCGGAACCACCGCGCCGGCGCAGCAGCGCGCGGACCCGGGCCACCAGCACCACGTAACTGAACGGCTTGGTCAGATAGTCGTCGGCACCGGTGTCGAGCCCCTCCGCCTCGTCGTACTCCCCGTCCTTCGCCGTCAGCATCAGGATGGGCACCTCGTGGCCGGCGGCGCGCAGCGCGGCGCACACCCGGTAGCCGTTCATCCCCGGCAGCATGATGTCGAGGACGACGAGGTCGTACGCGCCCTCGGAGGCCCGGTGCAGCCCTTCGAGCCCGTCGTGCACGACATCCACGGCGAATCCCTCGGCGGTGAGCCCCCGGGCCAGGGAGATCGCCAGCCGCTTCTCGTCCTCCACGATCAACAGGCGCATGTGCACAGCCTCGCAAACGAAAGCTGAAGAGGGCTTCAGGTGGCTTCAGGCTGCGTTCAGCATCACCCCGGCAGTGTGGACCTCGTCGCAACGGACCCATCCGATCGGGGAGGACCCCTCATGAAGCGAAAGATCGTCATCGCCGCCGTCACCGCGGCCGTACTCGTCGGCGGCGGAGCTGCCACGGCCGTCGCCCTCGCGGGCGGCGACAGCAACGGCGGCGACGCCCGTACCTCCGCCGGGAGCAGCACGGCGAGCGGTGACGCCGCCCGCGTCGCGGTCGGTGACGCGGCCGAGGCCGCCGTCCGGGCCGTCCCGGGCACGGTGACCGAGGCCGAGCTCGACGACGAGGACGGCCGCCTCGTCTGGGAGCTCGATGTGTACGGCTCCGACAAGGCCTGGCACGACGTGACGGTGGACCCGGGCAACGGCAGGGTGCTCGGCAAGCACGTCGACAACGACGACGACGGCGACCGGCACGCGCCCCGCAAGACCTCCGTCACGCTCGACCGGGCGGTCGGCGCCGCGCTCGGGACGGCCCCGGGCACGGTGACCTCGATCGAGCTGGAGGATCACGACGGCCGCAGCGGCGGGGCGGTGCACTGGGAGGTCGACGTCCGGGGCAAGGACGGCGGCGAACACGAGCTGAACGTCGACGCGAAGACGGCGAAGGTCACGGTGGACCGGTCGCACGACGGCCACGGGGACCATGACGGGGACGACCGGGACGACGACTGAGGAAAGCACCGCCGCGGTGCCGGCCGAGAGACCCTAGGGGACGTAACCGGAGACGACCGTGCCGTCGTCGAAGGTGAGGAACACGACGTCACCGACGGCCAGCAGCTGCGGCGGGCCCTCGGGCGGGTAGGGGACGCCGGTGTACCCGGTGGTGTTCGTCGGCTCCCCGTCCGTCCGCCGGTACGTGCCCACCCCCGAGCCCCTGGCCGCGAGGATCCGGTCTCCCGCCACCGACGGAATGCCGCCCCGGTAGACCGGGTTCCCCGACCACTTCGGACGGCCGTCGGCCACGTCGAAGGCGTGCAGGCGATCGTCGCTGTCGACCACCACGGTCCCGTCGTCGGTCAGCGCCACCGGGTATCGGACCGCGATCCCCTCGGCGATGATCCGGTGTGCCCGGGGCCGGGTCACGTCGTTCATGACGGCGACTCCCCTCCCCACCGCCCGGCAGACCAGCAGGCGGCCCTTGAGCGCCGGGTCCCGGCAGGGGAAGTCGTTCGCGGAGAGCTGCTCCTGCACGGTGCCCGTCGGCCCGTCGAGGATCCGGGTGTCTCCCGCGACCACGACCAGCCGCCCGTCGTCGGCGACCAGGGTGGGCCGGGTCCCGGCGTAGGGCTTGTTCCACAGTTCGCCCCGGTCGCCCGTGAGCCGGCGGGCGGCCAGCCTGCCGGTGGCCGGGGTGCCGCCGCGGGTGGCGTAGTAGAGGGTGGTGCCGTCCTGGACGGCGGCCGAGCCGGTGTGCCCGGCGGGCAGTTTCGCGCGCCACTGCTCCCGGCCGTCCGTGATCCGGTAGCCGACCAGGGCGTGGCCGACGAACGCGTACACGGTCCCCTTGGTGAAGCCGGCGACGACGGCCGCCGTGGCGCCCTGTGCCCCCTCCGGGGTCCGCCAGCGCTGTTCGCCGTCGGCCGCGTCGAGCGCGGTGACCCCCTTCGATCCTCCGCACAGCAGCGCCGACTCGGCAAGGCTGCAGCCGCCCGCGGCGCCCTCGACCGTGGCCTGCCACGCCTTCCAGCCCGCGGGCCGGACGGACTGGTCGGTTGCGGCCTTGCCGAAGTCCCCGGTCCGGCCGCTGTCGGCCCGGGGAAGCGCGCGAACGCCGACGGCCCCGGCGGCGTGGGACGGACCGGCGCCGGGACCCGTGGACCGGGCGCCGCCCCCCGGGTCACCGCCCCGGGGGGCGGGGTCCGGCCAGAGCGCATGGCCCAGCAGCAGGCAGACCGTGACCGCCAGGGCCACCAGCACCACCTGAAGCGTCCGGCGGCGGCCCGCCGGCGCGTCCGTCCCGGCCCCGGGCGCGGTGGCGGCGGCGAGCGGCGGGCGGGGCGGCAGTGGCGGCACGGCGGGCTCGGGCGCGGGCTCGGCCGGTGCCGAGTCGGCGCACTCCCTGGCCGCCCGCTCGTGTTCGGCCTGCTGGGCCCGTACCCCCGGTGTCCAGGGGAACGGGACGGACGGCTGCTCCGGGAGCAGCAGAGCGGCCAGCTCCCGCGGGGCGGGGCGCTCCTCGGGCCGCGTATCGAGGCACCGGGTGATCACCTCGCGCAACGGAGAGGGCACACCGGAGAGTTCGGCCTCCCCACGGGCGATCCGGAAGATCACCGCCGCCATGTCGGAGTCGTCGAACGGGCCGCGGCCCGCGGCCGCGAACGCCAGCACCGCGCCCAGACAGAACACGTCGGAGGCGGGCACCAGCGCCGACGAGCCGTTGACGTGCTCGGGCGAGATGTATCCGGGGCTGCCGACCACGACCCCGGTACGGGTCAGCTGCGTGGCGTCGAAGGCCTGGGCGATGCCGAAGTCGATCACCTTGGGCCCGTCGGGGCCCAGGAGCACGTTGCCCGGTTTGAGGTCGCGGTGCAGCACCCGTACGGCGTGCATGTCGGCGAGCGCCAGGGCCAGGCCGGTGCCCATGGCCCGCACCACCTGCTCGGGCAGCGGCCCGCCCCGGGCCACCGCCTCGGCAAGCGAGGGGCCAGGGACGTACTCGGTGGCGAGCCAGGGAATCCGGCCCGTCGAGTCACCCCCGACGAACGCGGCGGTGCGGGGGCTGCGCACGGCGGCCGCCGCCTCGGTCTCCCGCCGGAACCGGACACGGAACCCGTCGTCCAGGTCGAGTTCGGCCCGTACGGTCTTCAGCGCGACAAGTCCTCCGGCGGGCTCCCCGGCCGGCCGGGCCAGGTACACCTCGCCCATGCCGCCCGCGCCGAGCAGGCCGAGAATCCGGTAGGGGCCGATCCGTGTCCGGGTGCCGGGGGCCAGGCGTTCGATCACGAGGCGGACGCGCCGGGCAGCGGGACGGAGAACACCCTGCCGCCGTGGTGAATGACGTACACGGCTCCGCCGACCGGCAGGACCTCCGGCGGCAGCACCTCGTCGGACATGAGGAGCCCCCACTGGAGCGTGTCGTAGTCCTTGCGCAGTTCGGGCCCCGGCGCCCCCTTGAGCACGGTGGTGCGCAGCGGACCGGGCTTGGACCCGTTGTGCAGGGCGACGCTGTACAGACTGGTGCTGTCCGCCCACACCAGGGTGTCCGCGACGATCATCGGGGACGAGACTGCGTTGATGCGGCTGCTGAACGATCTCCGGTCCAGCGGATAGCGGGCGAGGGCCGCGCCGTCGTCCCGCCGGGCCAGGACGATCTCCGGGTCGATGTCGTCCTCCTCCCAGGGGCGGGCGCCCCGGACCAGGACGACCACGTGGTCGTCCACGGCGACGAGCCCGGCCCCGTCGGTGAGTTCGTCCGGCAGCGGGATCTCACCGGCGGATTCGAGCGAGGGGGTGCCGAGCCGCTGGACGGCCATGTGCTCGCCCTCGGTGGAGTACGTGTACGCGGCGCAGTAGACGTGCGGGGCGCGGACGAGCGCGTCGTGGCACTGGGAGGTCTGCTCGCCCGTCGCGCGGCCGAGCTCCGCGCCGTCCTCGGTGCGCAGGGCGCGCAGCCCGCCTTGGCCGAGCAGGTAGAGCATCTTGTCCCTGGTGGCCAGCGGCCAGAAGTCGTACCCCTCGGCCTTCGCGAGGTCCTCGCCCACCAGCGGTCTGCGCCACTTCTCCTTGCCGGTGGCGAGGTCGAACCCTGCGATCCGGGCACCTTGCGGGGTGGGGCCGACAGCCGCGAAGACCAATCCGTCGGCCACCAGCGGTGCGCTCTCGAAGCCGTGGGCGGAACCTGCGCGGACCTCCCAACGGACCTTCCCGGTACGGGAGTCCAGCGAGACGAGCCGGTCTCCGGAGGCGAGCAGGACCTGATCGCCGTAGACCGCGGGCCGGGTCGATCCGGACGGCATGAAGACCTGCCCCGTGGGGCTGATGCGGGCGCCGGCCTCATCGGCGTCCAGTCGGGCCGAGTAGTCCCACAGCTTCTTTCCGTCGGACGGCGAGAGCGCCTCGTACGAGCCGGCCGTGTTGCGGCAGACCAGCACGTCCCGGCCCGCCGCGCAGCCGAACGGATGCCCGGTCACCCTGCTCCGCCAGGGGTGCCACCCGGCCGGGCGGACGTCACGGCCGTACGGGACGGTGCCGGAGCCCTCCCGGCCGCCCTGGGCGTCGATGCCGGCGAGCACCGCGGCCGGCTTCTCCGGATCGCCGTCGCCGCCCTCGTCGCCGCCACGCAGCGCCAGCAGGCCGCCGGTCGCGGCTCCGAGCAGGGCGAGCGCGACGAGGGCCGCCACGAGGTTGCGGCGCCGCCGGGAGCGCGGAGGCTCGCCCAGCCCCGGTCCCTGGGTGGGCGCCACATGCAGACCCGGCGCGAAATCCGTCCCCCGCGTGGGCAGTTGATGGGGCGCCGCCCGGCTCCCCGTGGCCGCCTCGGTGGGTGTGTAGCCCGGCAGCAGCGGCCCGTCCAGCGCGCTGACCCGGGCCAGCTCCCGTCCGTACTCCGCGATCTGCCCGCCCACCGGGGCGGGCCACTCGGCGGCGGCGCCCGGG
Protein-coding regions in this window:
- a CDS encoding response regulator transcription factor, translating into MRLLIVEDEKRLAISLARGLTAEGFAVDVVHDGLEGLHRASEGAYDLVVLDIMLPGMNGYRVCAALRAAGHEVPILMLTAKDGEYDEAEGLDTGADDYLTKPFSYVVLVARVRALLRRRGGSASPVVTVGSLRMDTAARRVRLGEDEVVLTAKEFAVLEQLALRAGQVVSKAEILEHVWDFAYDGDPNIVEVYVSTLRRKLGAAAIRTVRGAGYRLEAL
- a CDS encoding PepSY domain-containing protein codes for the protein MKRKIVIAAVTAAVLVGGGAATAVALAGGDSNGGDARTSAGSSTASGDAARVAVGDAAEAAVRAVPGTVTEAELDDEDGRLVWELDVYGSDKAWHDVTVDPGNGRVLGKHVDNDDDGDRHAPRKTSVTLDRAVGAALGTAPGTVTSIELEDHDGRSGGAVHWEVDVRGKDGGEHELNVDAKTAKVTVDRSHDGHGDHDGDDRDDD
- a CDS encoding protein kinase domain-containing protein is translated as MIERLAPGTRTRIGPYRILGLLGAGGMGEVYLARPAGEPAGGLVALKTVRAELDLDDGFRVRFRRETEAAAAVRSPRTAAFVGGDSTGRIPWLATEYVPGPSLAEAVARGGPLPEQVVRAMGTGLALALADMHAVRVLHRDLKPGNVLLGPDGPKVIDFGIAQAFDATQLTRTGVVVGSPGYISPEHVNGSSALVPASDVFCLGAVLAFAAAGRGPFDDSDMAAVIFRIARGEAELSGVPSPLREVITRCLDTRPEERPAPRELAALLLPEQPSVPFPWTPGVRAQQAEHERAARECADSAPAEPAPEPAVPPLPPRPPLAAATAPGAGTDAPAGRRRTLQVVLVALAVTVCLLLGHALWPDPAPRGGDPGGGARSTGPGAGPSHAAGAVGVRALPRADSGRTGDFGKAATDQSVRPAGWKAWQATVEGAAGGCSLAESALLCGGSKGVTALDAADGEQRWRTPEGAQGATAAVVAGFTKGTVYAFVGHALVGYRITDGREQWRAKLPAGHTGSAAVQDGTTLYYATRGGTPATGRLAARRLTGDRGELWNKPYAGTRPTLVADDGRLVVVAGDTRILDGPTGTVQEQLSANDFPCRDPALKGRLLVCRAVGRGVAVMNDVTRPRAHRIIAEGIAVRYPVALTDDGTVVVDSDDRLHAFDVADGRPKWSGNPVYRGGIPSVAGDRILAARGSGVGTYRRTDGEPTNTTGYTGVPYPPEGPPQLLAVGDVVFLTFDDGTVVSGYVP
- a CDS encoding serine/threonine-protein kinase, whose protein sequence is MLGPLREDSPRRIGPYAIRARLGAGGMGEVFLGDRGDGSGPAAVKTVRRDVAGDPGFRDRFRREITVARSVTGPRLASLLDGDADAEVPWLATEYVAGPTLSAAVRGAGAMDEAEVRMLGAGLARALAAVHAAGIVHRDVKPGNVMLAADGPRLIDFGIARDAGSTPLTTTSRMVGSPAFMSPEHVAGSGRVVAASDVFCLASVLCFAATGRDPFGDGPVAAVLYRVKYVEADLEEVPEGLRAVLEDCLSADPAARPTAAELAGRLTPGAAAEWPAPVGGQIAEYGRELARVSALDGPLLPGYTPTEAATGSRAAPHQLPTRGTDFAPGLHVAPTQGPGLGEPPRSRRRRNLVAALVALALLGAATGGLLALRGGDEGGDGDPEKPAAVLAGIDAQGGREGSGTVPYGRDVRPAGWHPWRSRVTGHPFGCAAGRDVLVCRNTAGSYEALSPSDGKKLWDYSARLDADEAGARISPTGQVFMPSGSTRPAVYGDQVLLASGDRLVSLDSRTGKVRWEVRAGSAHGFESAPLVADGLVFAAVGPTPQGARIAGFDLATGKEKWRRPLVGEDLAKAEGYDFWPLATRDKMLYLLGQGGLRALRTEDGAELGRATGEQTSQCHDALVRAPHVYCAAYTYSTEGEHMAVQRLGTPSLESAGEIPLPDELTDGAGLVAVDDHVVVLVRGARPWEEDDIDPEIVLARRDDGAALARYPLDRRSFSSRINAVSSPMIVADTLVWADSTSLYSVALHNGSKPGPLRTTVLKGAPGPELRKDYDTLQWGLLMSDEVLPPEVLPVGGAVYVIHHGGRVFSVPLPGASAS